The genomic segment TTCCCGTCCTTGCCATCTTGCTCACAGTCTTTTTCAAATAGCTTTTGCAATATCCCTAATGGAATCACGTTCGATTGTTCCAGCCCTTCAAATCGATAGTTAGCCATGTTGGCAATCCAATGGGGTTCAAAGCATATGACCTTTCCAAGATGGCGGACGCTTCGTATCATCTTCTTAAGCGATATTCGATCTGATTATCCCATTCATATTCGGACATGATCGTACTCCACTCCTTGGTTTCTACGCGAAATGCCTAAATCTCCATTATGGAATATCCAAATGCATTAATGATCTTTGTACGATTATAGTGATGGATCCTTTCATTTCTCCCGTAGTTTAAGTGCTGGTGTCCATGCAATAGCAGCTTGGGACGATACGCATCCATAAAATCTCTAAAACAGACAAAGCCTTTGTGGCATAAGTCCTCCCCATCTCCAAGCTTGTACACCGGAGCGTGCGTAATCAAAATATCGATGCCTTTATGAAGCCACAGACGGGGTTTTAATTTGGAGAGTCTCCACTTCATTTGCCTTTCGGAATATTGATGGTCGCCAGCACTGTATTTATGACTTCCTCCGAGTCCAAGGAATCGCAAGCCTTTGTAAGTAACAATCTTATCCTCAATGCACTGACAGCCCTCAGGAGGATTCACTTTATAATCAGAATCATGATTGCCATGAACGTAAAATAAAGGAGCATGGATCACACTCACCAGGAACGATAAATATTCCGCCTTCAAATCGCCGCAAGAAATAACTAATTCAATATCTTTAAATTTTGTCGCATCGAAATAATCCCATAAATATTTCGATTCTTCGTCGGAGACAACTAATATTTTCATTAATCCTCCTCCAGAAGTTTTTATCGCGCATAAAATAAATATACCACTACACCTAAATATTGGTAGTGGCATTATAACTTCAAATATTTTTTTCATCCGTAAATTCAATACAAAAGGGTTGGGCTGTAGGATTCATTAAATCCAAAATATCCCGTTCTCATCCACCGCTTTTAGTTGCGTTTCAAAGTTCGTATCAGGTTCAATGTCATCGATAAAATGCCATTTGTTTCTGCTGTCCTGCCAGTAAACTTTCCAATGGCTATCCTCAAATCTGAATTGCGCAATCGGAAATTCTACACGTTCGCCCGGCATATAAGAAGGTTTCTCTTGCGATAAGGTAACC from the Cohnella hashimotonis genome contains:
- a CDS encoding metallophosphoesterase family protein, which gives rise to MKILVVSDEESKYLWDYFDATKFKDIELVISCGDLKAEYLSFLVSVIHAPLFYVHGNHDSDYKVNPPEGCQCIEDKIVTYKGLRFLGLGGSHKYSAGDHQYSERQMKWRLSKLKPRLWLHKGIDILITHAPVYKLGDGEDLCHKGFVCFRDFMDAYRPKLLLHGHQHLNYGRNERIHHYNRTKIINAFGYSIMEI
- a CDS encoding DUF3024 domain-containing protein; protein product: MLDSFTKKRIEKILINYKDKKIPHHLKHEIQIKHKFRGNTVTLSQEKPSYMPGERVEFPIAQFRFEDSHWKVYWQDSRNKWHFIDDIEPDTNFETQLKAVDENGIFWI